In the genome of Cetobacterium ceti, one region contains:
- a CDS encoding aldose epimerase family protein, whose product MVTIENGYLKVKISKIGAELQSILCKFNKKDYLIEKTSTTIFPIIGPLQNNSYTYNSKEFSMNFNGFIQKTSFFIEDVNPEAVIFKCSSTPETYSIYPFNFELYIKYSLNLNTVKVEYLVKNIDNKTIYFHLGSNSNVSLQGNALDNYLITVSPNRSLISSKFTLDKNFFTKKETKSFKTPIKLNRTILNEHPLIFKSSDVNTISLLKKNTRDGIVIQSHKFDYITLIEHGKENSVTIGAWNGISDEETTSKDIKKKGKIKSLEKGKTFNCLFTMEVIYF is encoded by the coding sequence ATGGTTACAATTGAAAACGGTTATTTAAAAGTAAAAATCAGTAAAATTGGTGCAGAGCTTCAAAGTATTTTATGTAAATTTAATAAAAAAGATTATTTAATAGAAAAAACTTCCACAACAATTTTTCCAATAATAGGTCCTTTACAAAATAACTCTTATACTTATAATAGTAAGGAATTTTCTATGAATTTTAATGGTTTTATTCAAAAAACTTCTTTTTTTATTGAAGATGTTAACCCTGAAGCCGTTATTTTTAAATGCTCCAGTACTCCAGAAACATATTCTATATATCCTTTTAATTTTGAATTATATATCAAATATTCTTTGAATTTAAATACTGTAAAAGTAGAATATCTTGTTAAAAATATAGATAATAAAACCATTTATTTTCATTTAGGTAGTAATTCAAATGTTTCACTTCAAGGAAATGCCCTTGATAATTATTTAATTACTGTATCTCCTAATCGAAGTTTAATTTCTTCAAAATTCACTCTAGATAAAAATTTTTTTACTAAAAAAGAAACCAAATCTTTTAAAACTCCAATTAAATTAAATAGAACTATTTTAAATGAACATCCTCTTATTTTTAAAAGTTCCGATGTTAATACAATTTCTTTGCTAAAGAAAAATACTCGAGATGGAATTGTTATACAGTCACACAAATTTGATTATATAACTTTAATTGAACATGGAAAAGAAAATTCTGTTACTATTGGAGCTTGGAATGGTATATCAGATGAAGAGACTACATCTAAAGATATTAAAAAGAAAGGAAAGATAAAAAGTCTTGAAAAGGGCAAAACTTTCAATTGTTTATTTACCATGGAAGTCATCTACTTTTAA
- a CDS encoding chromate transporter: MIYFKLLYVFFIIGLFSFGGGLAMLPLIKEAVFKNNWLTHQEFLDIISISQVTPGPIAVNTATFVGHKVGGILGSLVATLGVSLPSLIIIIIVASIYNKLKNNEYKNAFFFGVKPVTVGLIAYAGYIIGKPTFISGNHVGNIKALGIFLITFLLMKRIKINPVVILIISGILGALLF; encoded by the coding sequence GTGATATATTTTAAATTGTTATATGTATTTTTTATAATAGGACTTTTTTCCTTTGGCGGCGGACTTGCAATGTTACCTCTTATAAAGGAAGCTGTTTTTAAAAATAATTGGTTAACTCATCAAGAGTTCCTAGATATAATATCTATATCTCAGGTAACACCAGGTCCAATTGCAGTAAATACAGCTACCTTTGTAGGCCATAAAGTAGGAGGAATTTTAGGATCTTTAGTTGCGACTTTAGGGGTATCTCTACCATCACTAATAATAATAATTATAGTTGCATCAATATATAATAAATTAAAAAATAATGAATATAAAAATGCATTTTTCTTTGGGGTGAAGCCAGTAACAGTGGGATTAATTGCCTATGCAGGATATATAATAGGGAAACCTACATTTATATCAGGAAATCACGTGGGGAATATAAAAGCTTTGGGGATTTTTTTAATTACCTTTTTATTGATGAAAAGGATAAAGATAAATCCCGTGGTAATCTTAATTATCTCAGGAATTTTAGGTGCATTATTATTTTAG
- a CDS encoding chromate transporter, whose amino-acid sequence MGLELFYSFFKIGLFTFGGGYAMIPLIEKEIMEEKHWISKNELLEIISISQMTPGTIAINAATFVGKKVGGIKGSIMATLGVTFPSLIIITLISILFSKDFDHPIVQKIFFGLRAGISAMILISVIKLFKNGIKCKIGIGIFIVTLICLLFSILPPIELILLFGLGSILIHYIKKRGKLK is encoded by the coding sequence ATGGGATTAGAATTATTTTATAGTTTTTTTAAAATCGGATTATTTACCTTTGGTGGAGGATATGCTATGATTCCCTTAATAGAAAAGGAAATTATGGAAGAAAAACATTGGATTTCAAAAAATGAACTTTTAGAAATCATATCAATATCTCAAATGACTCCAGGAACAATAGCAATCAATGCTGCAACATTTGTTGGGAAAAAAGTGGGAGGGATTAAGGGATCGATAATGGCAACTTTAGGAGTAACTTTTCCCTCTTTAATAATAATAACATTAATATCTATATTATTTTCCAAGGACTTTGACCATCCTATAGTACAAAAAATATTTTTTGGGCTTAGAGCAGGAATATCAGCTATGATTTTAATATCTGTAATAAAATTATTTAAAAACGGAATAAAATGTAAAATTGGTATAGGTATATTTATAGTAACTTTAATTTGTTTATTATTTTCAATTTTACCTCCTATTGAATTGATACTTTTATTTGGATTAGGATCAATTTTAATACATTATATAAAAAAGAGAGGTAAGTTAAAGTGA
- a CDS encoding GNAT family N-acetyltransferase produces the protein MIKLVTPTIDYKKSFLLGYTEFLKEGTFIECNLEYINNFFPTFIEQIKDLGKRKFLNPFYIPETIYWLVDEKNKIFIGRVGIRHSLNKDYFNFKGHIGYAIVPSQRKNGYGNLILKLALEKAKLLTLNRVLLTCNSSNIPSKKIIEKNGGIFENYKVDFDGTLKLRYWINI, from the coding sequence ATGATAAAGTTAGTTACTCCTACTATTGATTATAAAAAAAGTTTTCTCCTGGGATATACGGAATTTTTAAAAGAAGGAACTTTTATAGAGTGCAATCTAGAATATATTAATAATTTTTTTCCTACATTTATAGAACAAATTAAAGATTTAGGGAAAAGGAAATTTTTAAATCCCTTTTATATTCCTGAAACTATTTATTGGCTTGTAGATGAAAAAAATAAAATTTTTATTGGACGTGTTGGAATTAGGCACTCTTTAAATAAGGATTATTTTAATTTTAAAGGACATATTGGATATGCCATAGTGCCTTCCCAAAGAAAAAATGGTTATGGAAATCTTATATTAAAATTAGCTTTGGAAAAAGCTAAACTTTTAACTTTAAATCGAGTTCTCTTAACATGCAATAGTTCCAATATACCTTCAAAAAAAATAATAGAAAAAAATGGAGGTATTTTTGAAAATTATAAGGTTGACTTTGATGGGACTTTAAAGTTACGTTATTGGATAAATATATGA
- a CDS encoding sodium-dependent transporter, with amino-acid sequence MSELNLTNVDGNSRGQWKSTFGFVMAAAGSAIGLGNLWKFPYLAGKNGGGAFVIIYLSLIIIVGFSLVLAEMSVGRKGQTSAYGSFKKINGKFGFIGMMGVITSFIILSYYSVIGGWILKYIGSYFLGGIPGNESGNYFTSLISSPLEPLGYHFIFIFVTALIVLGGIEKGIERASKFMMPALFVLLIFVSIRSVTLPGAMEGIKFFLKPDFSKITLDTFVAALGQVFFSLSLGMGVMVTYGSYLKKDGNMPKDSLTIPFIDTLIAMLSGFAILPAVFALGFEPGQGPGLMFVTLPAVFDKMPMGSFFGIIFFILVLFAAITSSISLLETSVSLVVDQFKLGRIKAVILLGVVAFLLGVPSSLANGVLGNVHIFGKNFFDLMCFITDNILLPSGGLLLCLFVGYVWGPKEALKEITNNHNISFKLGKLWIFGIRYIAPVMLGIVLINCLK; translated from the coding sequence ATGAGCGAATTAAATTTAACAAATGTAGATGGAAATTCTAGAGGACAATGGAAGTCTACTTTTGGATTTGTTATGGCAGCCGCGGGATCTGCTATAGGATTAGGGAATCTATGGAAATTTCCATATTTAGCTGGTAAAAATGGAGGTGGGGCCTTTGTAATAATTTACCTGAGCTTAATTATTATAGTTGGATTTTCTTTAGTTTTAGCTGAAATGTCTGTGGGAAGAAAAGGACAAACATCAGCTTATGGATCATTTAAAAAAATAAATGGTAAATTTGGTTTTATTGGAATGATGGGAGTTATAACTAGTTTCATAATTCTATCTTATTATAGTGTAATTGGGGGATGGATCTTAAAATATATTGGATCATATTTTTTAGGCGGAATTCCAGGAAATGAAAGTGGAAATTATTTTACAAGCTTAATATCTTCACCTTTAGAACCGTTGGGATATCATTTTATATTTATATTTGTAACGGCTCTTATAGTTCTTGGAGGAATTGAAAAAGGAATAGAAAGAGCAAGTAAATTTATGATGCCAGCTTTATTTGTTTTATTAATTTTTGTGAGTATAAGATCAGTGACTTTACCTGGTGCAATGGAAGGAATAAAATTTTTCTTAAAGCCTGATTTTAGTAAAATTACTTTGGATACATTTGTAGCAGCTTTAGGACAAGTATTTTTTTCTTTAAGCTTAGGAATGGGGGTAATGGTAACTTATGGTAGTTATCTAAAAAAAGATGGAAATATGCCAAAGGATTCTTTAACAATTCCATTTATTGATACATTAATAGCTATGTTATCAGGGTTTGCAATTTTACCAGCGGTGTTTGCTTTAGGATTTGAACCAGGACAAGGGCCAGGACTTATGTTTGTAACTTTACCAGCAGTATTTGATAAGATGCCTATGGGAAGTTTCTTTGGAATAATATTTTTTATTTTAGTATTATTTGCAGCGATAACTTCATCAATTTCTCTTTTAGAAACTTCAGTTTCCTTAGTTGTAGATCAATTTAAACTAGGAAGAATTAAAGCAGTTATTTTACTTGGAGTTGTGGCATTTTTATTAGGAGTTCCCTCATCTTTAGCCAATGGTGTTTTAGGAAATGTACATATTTTTGGGAAAAACTTTTTCGATTTAATGTGCTTTATAACAGATAATATTCTTTTACCAAGCGGAGGTCTATTATTATGTTTATTTGTAGGATATGTTTGGGGGCCAAAAGAGGCTTTAAAAGAAATTACAAATAATCACAATATATCTTTTAAACTTGGAAAATTATGGATATTTGGAATAAGATATATTGCTCCTGTGATGTTAGGAATAGTTTTAATAAATTGTTTAAAGTAA
- a CDS encoding NCS2 family permease, whose protein sequence is MEITAKSSQHKGFLDSYFKISERNSSVKQEIIGGITTFLAMSYIIFVNPAILSTTGMNKGALITVTIVATAIGTLISGLWGKSPLAIGPGMGLNAFFTYTLVLGKGVPWEVALGVVFISGLFFMIMAIGGIREKLANAIPRSISTAAAAGIGLFIALIGLKNMGVIVPHPATMVALGKFTSQSVLAILGLTIMAILEMRQIKGGILISIIITTIIGIFMGLVDLPTHFVSTPPSMAPIAMKLDILGAFKVSLMGPIFSFMFIDLFDSLGFLIACCKEMGLENEKGEIKALGRMLHADVASTIIGACMGTSTMISLAESATGIAAGARTGLAAITTSIFMLFSLFFTPIVAAVPMFAVAPAMVMVGVYMFKNVKDIDFSDMKIAVSSFVTIFMMPLTYSISIGLSFGFIAYIVLHIGSGEIKKISPTLWVIGALSFVNLLI, encoded by the coding sequence ATGGAAATCACAGCAAAGTCTTCACAACACAAAGGTTTTTTAGATTCATATTTCAAAATTTCTGAAAGAAATTCAAGTGTAAAACAAGAAATTATAGGTGGAATTACAACATTTTTAGCTATGTCTTATATTATTTTCGTCAATCCTGCAATTTTATCTACAACAGGTATGAATAAAGGAGCTCTTATTACAGTTACAATTGTAGCTACAGCTATTGGAACTTTAATTTCTGGATTATGGGGAAAATCCCCTTTAGCTATTGGACCTGGAATGGGGTTAAATGCTTTTTTTACTTATACATTAGTTCTAGGTAAAGGTGTCCCATGGGAAGTTGCTCTTGGAGTTGTATTTATTTCTGGATTATTTTTTATGATAATGGCTATTGGTGGAATAAGAGAAAAACTTGCCAACGCCATTCCTAGATCTATTAGTACTGCCGCAGCGGCAGGAATTGGATTATTTATTGCTCTTATTGGTTTAAAAAATATGGGAGTAATTGTCCCACACCCAGCTACAATGGTAGCTTTAGGAAAATTTACAAGTCAATCTGTTTTAGCCATTCTTGGTCTTACGATTATGGCAATTTTAGAAATGAGACAAATTAAAGGTGGAATCCTAATCAGTATCATCATCACAACTATTATTGGAATTTTTATGGGATTAGTTGATTTACCTACTCATTTTGTATCTACACCACCTTCAATGGCACCTATTGCAATGAAGTTAGATATTTTAGGAGCTTTCAAAGTATCATTAATGGGTCCTATTTTCTCATTTATGTTTATAGATCTGTTTGATTCTCTTGGATTTCTGATTGCTTGTTGTAAAGAAATGGGTCTTGAAAATGAAAAAGGTGAAATTAAAGCCCTTGGAAGAATGTTACATGCAGATGTGGCTTCAACTATTATTGGAGCTTGTATGGGAACTAGTACTATGATAAGTTTAGCTGAATCAGCTACTGGAATTGCTGCTGGAGCAAGAACAGGATTAGCAGCTATAACAACTTCTATATTTATGCTATTTTCTCTATTTTTTACTCCAATAGTTGCTGCAGTTCCAATGTTTGCAGTTGCTCCTGCTATGGTTATGGTTGGAGTATATATGTTTAAAAATGTTAAAGATATTGATTTCTCTGATATGAAAATTGCCGTATCATCTTTTGTAACAATATTTATGATGCCTTTAACATATAGTATTAGTATTGGTTTAAGTTTTGGATTTATAGCTTATATCGTACTTCACATTGGTAGTGGAGAAATCAAAAAAATATCTCCAACTCTTTGGGTTATAGGAGCTTTATCTTTTGTAAACTTACTTATCTAA
- a CDS encoding chloride channel protein, with protein sequence MKDKSLVLRFFLKWILIGGIVGVIVGTVCVIFLNSLHFVTHLREKNPMLLFLLPFGGAFVSWLYVKYGKNSSRGTNLILEEIYEDKENIPLRMGFLVFLGTIVTHLFGGSAGREGTAVQMGAAIADKVGNKLGLNKKNRRLILMAGISAGFGAVFGIPLAGAIFAIEVIQIGKIEYEGLIPCVISSFIGQLIALQLHVKHSIYKANNISAGNFSLEVILKVIFASILFAIASILFSQGIHLCKKIYTKFFPNLITRSFAGGVVVIILVYIFGTRDYIGLGTGFIESSFHTTKTLLDPIFKIIFTSVTLGAGFQGGEVTPLFFTGASLGSALSHFLNLPAPFLASLGLVAVFAGATNTPISSFIMGIELFGGHNASYLFLACMISYLFSGNKGIYSSQQVAIDKVDILEEREKL encoded by the coding sequence ATGAAGGACAAATCACTTGTTTTAAGATTTTTCTTAAAATGGATTTTAATAGGTGGAATTGTTGGAGTTATTGTAGGTACTGTTTGTGTTATCTTTTTAAATTCTCTACACTTTGTTACCCATTTAAGAGAAAAAAATCCAATGCTTTTATTTTTACTACCTTTTGGAGGAGCTTTTGTAAGTTGGTTATATGTTAAATATGGAAAAAATTCCAGTAGAGGAACTAACTTAATTCTTGAAGAAATTTATGAAGATAAGGAGAATATTCCTTTAAGAATGGGATTTTTAGTTTTTCTTGGAACTATTGTTACCCATTTATTTGGAGGTTCTGCAGGTAGAGAGGGTACAGCTGTTCAAATGGGAGCTGCCATTGCTGATAAAGTTGGAAATAAACTGGGATTAAATAAAAAAAATCGTCGTTTAATTTTAATGGCTGGTATCAGTGCTGGTTTTGGAGCAGTTTTTGGAATTCCCCTTGCAGGGGCAATTTTTGCCATTGAAGTTATTCAAATAGGAAAAATTGAATATGAAGGTTTAATTCCCTGTGTAATTTCTAGTTTTATAGGTCAATTAATAGCTCTACAACTTCATGTAAAACATTCTATTTATAAGGCTAATAACATTTCTGCTGGAAATTTTTCTTTAGAGGTTATCTTAAAGGTTATTTTTGCTAGTATTTTATTTGCCATTGCTAGTATTTTATTTTCTCAAGGAATTCATCTTTGCAAAAAAATATATACTAAATTTTTCCCAAATTTAATTACTAGAAGTTTTGCTGGTGGAGTTGTTGTTATTATTTTAGTTTATATCTTCGGAACTAGAGATTATATAGGTTTAGGAACTGGATTTATTGAAAGTAGCTTCCATACAACTAAAACTCTATTAGATCCTATTTTTAAAATTATTTTTACTTCTGTTACACTAGGAGCGGGATTCCAAGGTGGAGAAGTTACTCCATTATTTTTTACAGGAGCTTCTTTAGGAAGTGCTTTATCTCACTTTTTAAATTTACCAGCACCATTCCTTGCTAGTTTAGGTTTAGTTGCTGTATTTGCAGGAGCAACTAATACTCCTATTTCAAGTTTTATAATGGGAATTGAATTATTCGGAGGGCACAATGCTTCATATTTATTTTTAGCATGTATGATTTCATACTTATTCTCTGGAAACAAAGGAATTTATTCTTCTCAACAAGTTGCAATTGACAAAGTGGATATATTAGAAGAAAGGGAGAAGCTATAA
- a CDS encoding cation:proton antiporter encodes MDIVLFFIWLFLLGMVSNFGGKILEYIKLPSLIGMILAGMILGPAFFNFLPETLLKSSSFIKDLALVTVLFIGGLGISKEQMKRIGKPAILLSSVPALLEGFTIGLLSMILLDFTFIQGCILGFIIAAVSPAVLIPAMVDLIEKRRGENKAIPQLLLVGASADDTIAITLFTTFLSLYLTGGNNISTGLGMKLLLIPLSIIFSIFMGYILGFISKFIIKKINNNYLKTVSIFFICILMRGIEKYFHLDFFNSLLSIMIFGFYIRNNLEEDSKNILKIMNGIWKYGKLYLFSLVGVAINPKLVISYFAIGVLILIISLSVRSVGVLISLIGTDLNLKERLFCVIAYLPKATVQSAKSGIPLEMGVAGGDVMEGIAILSVLITAPIGAIGIRLTKDKFLYYPGKEIKNKKMGEALL; translated from the coding sequence GTGGATATAGTGTTATTTTTTATATGGTTATTTCTCTTGGGAATGGTTTCAAATTTTGGTGGGAAAATATTAGAATATATAAAATTACCTTCTTTAATTGGGATGATATTAGCAGGAATGATATTAGGACCGGCTTTTTTCAATTTTTTACCAGAAACTCTCTTAAAAAGTTCATCTTTTATTAAAGATTTAGCTTTGGTAACAGTTCTTTTTATTGGTGGACTAGGAATTAGTAAGGAGCAGATGAAAAGAATAGGGAAACCAGCAATTTTATTAAGTTCTGTTCCAGCTCTTTTAGAAGGGTTTACTATTGGACTTTTATCTATGATACTTTTAGATTTTACTTTTATTCAGGGATGTATTTTAGGATTTATAATAGCAGCAGTAAGTCCTGCAGTTTTAATTCCAGCAATGGTGGATTTAATAGAAAAAAGAAGAGGAGAAAATAAAGCTATTCCTCAGTTGCTACTTGTGGGAGCTTCAGCAGATGACACAATAGCTATAACTTTATTTACAACATTTCTTTCCTTATATTTAACTGGTGGAAATAATATCTCTACTGGGTTGGGAATGAAACTACTGCTAATTCCTTTGTCGATTATTTTTAGTATTTTTATGGGGTATATTTTAGGTTTTATAAGTAAATTTATAATAAAAAAAATAAACAACAATTATTTAAAAACAGTAAGTATTTTTTTTATTTGTATTTTAATGAGAGGAATAGAAAAATATTTTCATTTAGATTTTTTTAATTCTTTATTATCAATAATGATATTTGGATTTTATATTAGAAATAATTTAGAAGAGGATTCTAAAAATATTTTAAAGATTATGAATGGAATTTGGAAATATGGAAAATTATATTTATTTTCTTTAGTAGGAGTAGCAATTAATCCTAAATTAGTTATTTCTTATTTTGCTATAGGAGTATTAATTTTAATAATTTCTTTAAGTGTTAGATCAGTGGGAGTTTTAATTTCTTTAATAGGAACAGATTTAAATTTAAAAGAGAGATTATTTTGTGTAATAGCTTATTTACCAAAGGCAACAGTTCAATCTGCAAAATCAGGAATTCCTCTTGAAATGGGGGTAGCTGGTGGAGATGTAATGGAAGGAATAGCAATATTAAGCGTTTTAATCACAGCTCCCATTGGAGCTATTGGAATTAGATTGACAAAAGATAAATTTTTATATTATCCAGGAAAAGAAATTAAAAATAAAAAAATGGGGGAAGCTTTATTATAG
- the nagE gene encoding N-acetylglucosamine-specific PTS transporter subunit IIBC yields the protein MKLLDGAQKVGKALMLPIAVLPVAALLLRLGVLWNQPQMTAAGDVIFANLPMLFAIGVATGIAKDNNGAAALAGAVGNYILVQVATSMNKDINMGVLSGIIAGLTAGFFYNKYNGIKLPDWLGFFGGRRFVPIVTAITSLILGIIFGYLWPAVQGGIDGIGQWIIGAGVFGAFIFGVLNRILIAFGLHHILNSLVWFIFGEYGGKTGDLNRFFAGDPTAGMFMTGFFPVMMFGLPAAAFAMYLLAKPGRKRAIGGVLFSVAFTAFLTGITEPLEFMFMFVAPGLYFIHALLTGASMALTYAIGIRHGFGFSAGLIDYLLNMGLATKGWLLFPIGIAFGIIYFFLFYFIIKKFDLKTPGREEETKEDAINDFIDGEDIVQNYATALGGIDNLTTIDSCITRLRLEVKDSSLLNEGQLKALGSKGVIKLSPTAVQVIVGTAAESVANGLKKIKG from the coding sequence ATGAAGCTTTTAGATGGAGCTCAAAAAGTTGGTAAGGCACTTATGTTACCAATAGCTGTTCTTCCTGTTGCTGCGTTACTTCTTAGACTAGGAGTACTTTGGAATCAGCCACAGATGACTGCTGCTGGAGATGTTATTTTTGCAAATCTTCCTATGTTATTTGCAATTGGAGTAGCAACTGGTATAGCTAAGGATAATAATGGAGCCGCCGCTCTTGCGGGAGCTGTTGGTAACTATATTTTAGTTCAAGTTGCAACATCTATGAATAAAGATATTAATATGGGAGTTTTATCTGGTATTATAGCGGGACTTACTGCTGGTTTCTTCTATAATAAATACAATGGAATTAAATTACCTGATTGGTTAGGTTTCTTTGGTGGAAGAAGATTTGTTCCTATTGTAACTGCTATAACATCTTTAATTTTAGGAATTATTTTTGGTTATCTATGGCCAGCTGTTCAAGGGGGAATTGATGGAATAGGGCAATGGATAATTGGAGCTGGAGTTTTCGGAGCCTTTATATTCGGTGTTTTAAATAGAATTTTAATAGCCTTTGGATTACATCACATTTTAAATAGTTTAGTTTGGTTTATATTTGGTGAATACGGTGGTAAAACTGGAGATTTAAATCGTTTCTTTGCTGGAGATCCAACAGCTGGAATGTTTATGACAGGATTTTTCCCTGTAATGATGTTTGGATTACCTGCCGCTGCCTTTGCTATGTATTTACTTGCTAAACCAGGTAGAAAAAGAGCAATCGGTGGAGTTTTATTCTCAGTAGCTTTTACTGCATTTTTAACTGGTATAACTGAACCTCTTGAATTTATGTTTATGTTTGTTGCACCAGGATTATATTTTATCCACGCTCTTTTAACAGGAGCGTCTATGGCTCTTACATATGCCATTGGAATCAGACATGGATTTGGATTCTCTGCAGGTTTAATTGACTATTTACTAAATATGGGACTTGCTACAAAGGGATGGCTATTATTCCCAATTGGAATTGCATTTGGCATTATTTATTTCTTCCTATTCTACTTTATTATTAAAAAGTTTGATTTAAAAACTCCAGGTAGAGAAGAAGAAACAAAAGAAGATGCTATAAATGACTTTATTGATGGAGAAGATATTGTTCAAAACTATGCAACTGCTCTAGGAGGAATTGATAATTTAACAACAATTGATTCATGTATAACTCGTTTAAGATTGGAAGTTAAAGATTCTTCCCTTTTAAACGAAGGACAATTAAAAGCATTAGGTTCTAAGGGAGTTATTAAATTATCTCCAACTGCTGTTCAAGTTATTGTTGGAACTGCAGCAGAATCTGTTGCAAATGGATTAAAGAAAATAAAAGGATAA
- a CDS encoding class I SAM-dependent methyltransferase — MKELLFIKEFIKHFKETGAILPSSRFLARKMIDEITFDKKNVIVELGPGTGVFTKEILKRKGKTDILIVIELNELFFNNLKKELPSDDKNIILINGSASDLSEILHKLKIEKVDYIISGLPFLNFETDEREIIFDEIKKVLNGKFILFQYTKKVKKEIEKYFIIEEMKKVPFNIPPANVFVCE; from the coding sequence ATGAAAGAATTATTATTTATAAAAGAGTTTATAAAACACTTTAAAGAAACAGGAGCAATATTACCTAGTTCAAGATTTTTAGCTAGAAAAATGATAGATGAGATTACTTTTGATAAAAAAAATGTAATAGTTGAACTAGGGCCAGGAACTGGAGTATTTACAAAGGAAATATTAAAGCGTAAAGGGAAAACAGATATTTTAATAGTTATAGAGTTAAATGAACTGTTTTTTAATAATTTAAAGAAAGAATTACCTTCTGATGATAAAAATATAATTTTAATTAATGGAAGTGCAAGTGATCTCAGTGAAATTTTACATAAATTAAAAATTGAAAAAGTAGATTATATTATTTCTGGTTTGCCATTTTTAAATTTTGAAACTGATGAAAGAGAAATAATTTTTGATGAAATAAAAAAAGTTTTAAATGGAAAATTTATTTTATTTCAATATACTAAAAAAGTAAAAAAAGAAATTGAAAAATATTTTATAATTGAAGAAATGAAAAAGGTTCCATTTAATATCCCACCAGCAAATGTTTTTGTATGTGAGTAA